One Vigna unguiculata cultivar IT97K-499-35 chromosome 11, ASM411807v1, whole genome shotgun sequence DNA window includes the following coding sequences:
- the LOC114168337 gene encoding PGR5-like protein 1B, chloroplastic, translating to MAGTSLSQVIQSTLLELPRTTGHVRVSAKSHRVSATSDHRPEGPHCIYVGPLETADKENLEALYCQARDAYYSGHPLIVDDMFDRVELRLRWYGSKSVVKYPRCSIRRQSTFADAEEDLSMVCALASTWAMFLAFGSLACVGPISYTVGMAYQNAFDSGVTLGSQTPGVGFLALLNSFIFLGLGVIIGYPVASASVKVLQGLWRNDLVALKGACPNCGEEVFAFVRMDRNIESPHRADCHVCECVLEFRTKVEQSVSRFGRQWIYGRIYLVSLRGRSRRQ from the exons ATGGCCGGCACCAGCCTCTCTCAAGTAATTCAATCCACGCTCCTGGAACTGCCCAGAACCACCGGCCACGTCAGAGTCTCCGCCAAAAGCCACCGGGTCTCCGCCACCTCCGACCATCGCCCCGAGGGACCCCACTGCATCTACGTCGGGCCCCTCGAAACCGCCGACAAAGAGAACCTCGAAGCTCTCTATTGCCAA GCACGGGATGCGTATTATAGTGGTCATCCTCTCATAGTTGATGACATGTTTGATAGAGTTGAG TTAAGGTTAAGATGGTATGGTTCGAAGTCTGTTGTCAAGTATCCTAGGTGCAGTATCAGGAGGCAATCCACATTTGCTGATGCAGag GAAGATCTTTCTATGGTTTGTGCTTTAGCAAGCACATGGGCCATGTTCCTTGCATTTGGCAGTTTAGCCTGTGTTGGTCCCATATCATACACTGTTGGCATGGCTTATCAAAATGCATTCGATTCAGGCGTAACACTTGGTAGCCAAACACCTGGAGTAGGGTTTCTGGCCTTGCTGAACAGCTTTATTTTCCTTGGGCTGGGTGTTATCATCGGTTACCCTGTTGCTTCAGCTTCAG TTAAGGTACTTCAAGGCCTGTGGAGGAATGATTTGGTGGCACTAAAAGGTGCGTGTCCAAATTGCGGCGAAGAG GTATTTGCATTTGTGAGAATGGACAGGAATATTGAGTCACCTCATAGAGCAGATTGTCATGTGTGTGAATGCGTATTAGAATTTCGCACAAAAGTGGAG CAATCAGTCTCGAGATTTGGTAGACAGTGGATTTACGGGCGTATTTATCTTGTTTCACTAAGAGGCAGATCTCGACGCCAATAA
- the LOC114168574 gene encoding uncharacterized protein RAB5IF homolog, with translation MKEGKSVNHQQPHQNGHLSPSKFAKLFDPEASWDKDQLGDVLHWIRQGLGLVCGFLWGSIPLVGGIWFILFLALSTSIIYSYYAVILKVDEEEFGGHGALLQEGLFASITLFLLSWILVYSLAHF, from the exons ATGAAAGAGGGTAAATCCGTTAACCATCAACAGCCGCACCAGAACGGTCACCTCTCGCCTTCAAAATTCGCCAAATTGTTTGATCCCGAAGCTTCCTGGGACAAG GATCAGTTGGGAGACGTATTACATTGGATTAGACAAGGGCTTGGCCTTGTGTGTGGATTCCTTTGGGGTTCCATACCTTTGGTTGGAGGCATATGGTTCATCCT CTTTTTGGCGTTATCGACTTcgattatatatagttattatgCAGTAATATTAAAGGTTGACGAGGAAGAGTTCGGTGGTCACGGAGCCCTCCTTCAAGAGGGGCTATTTGCTTCTATAACTCTTTTCCTG CTTTCATGGATTCTAGTTTACAGTTTAGCACACTTCTGA
- the LOC114169764 gene encoding oxysterol-binding protein-related protein 3C-like, whose amino-acid sequence MGSPSKKNESKGFFSAMSSIFTNAMHRSVNGLLGYEGVEVINPEGGKEDAEEEAERGRWKQEERDGYWKMMQKYIGSDVTSMVTLPVIIFEPMTMLQKMAELMEYSYLLDQADESEDPYMRLVYATSWAISVYFAYQRTWKPFNPILGETYEMTNHGGITFLAEQVSHHPPMSAGHAENEHFTYDVTSKLKTKFLGNSVDVYPVGRTRVTLKRDGVVLDLVPPPTKVNNLIFGRTWIDSPGEMIMTNLTTGDKAVLYFQPCGWFGAGRYEVDGYIYNSSEEPKILMTGKWNESMSYQPCDSEGEPLPNTELKEVWHVADVPKNDKFQYTYFAHKINSFDTAPRKLLASDSRLRPDRYALEMGDLSKSGAEKSSLEERQRAEKRTREEKGHKFTPRWFDLTEEVTATPWGDLEIYQYNGKYIEHRAAADNSGGIDDCDVKSIEFNPWQFGNLAAE is encoded by the exons ATGGGCAGCCCCTCGAAGAAGAATGAAAGTAAGGGGTTTTTCTCCGCCATGTCTTCCATCTTCACCAACGCTATGCACCGATCGGTCAACGG GCTTCTTGGATATGAAGGTGTGGAAGTCATTAATCCAGAGGGAGGTAAAGAAGATGCAGAGGAGGAAGCAGAGAGAGGAAGATGGAAACAAGAG GAAAGAGATGGTTACTGGAAGATGATGCAGAAATATATTGGCTCGGATGTAACATCAATGGTGACACTACCAGTTATTATCTTTGAACCGATGACTATGCTTCAGAAAATGGCCGAG TTGATGGAGTACTCCTACTTGTTAGATCAGGCAGATGAATCAGAGGATCCATACATGCGGTTAGTTTATGCAA CATCATGGGCTATATCGGTGTACTTTGCTTACCAACGAACCTGGAAGCCTTTTAATCCTATCCTTGGAGAGACTTATGAAATGACTAATCACGGCGGAATTACATTTCTTGCAGAACAG gTGAGTCATCATCCCCCAATGAGTGCTGGGCATGCTGAGAATGAGCATTTTACATATGATGTGACTTCAAAGTTGAAAACTAAGTTTTTGGGAAATTCTGTTGACGTTTACCCTGTTGGAAG AACGCGTGTGACTCTTAAGAGAGATGGTGTAGTCTTGGATCTGGTGCCACCTCCTACAAAGGTTAACAACCTCATATTTGGCCGTACTTGGATTGATTCGCCTGGGGAAATGATAATGACTAATCTGACAACTGGAGACAAAGCTGTACTATATTTTCAACCATGTGGATGGTTCGG TGCCGGTCGATATGAAGTGGATGGATATATCTATAATTCTTCTGAGGAGCCTAAAATATTAATGACTGGGAAGTGGAACGAGTCAATGAGTTATCAACCCTGTGATTCAGAAGGAGAGCCTCTCCCAAACACAGAATTGAAAGAG GTTTGGCATGTAGCTGATGTTCCAAAGAATGACAAATTTCAGTATACATATTTTGCTCATAAAATAAACAGCTTTGACACTGCCCCTAGAAAGTTGTTGGCATCAGACTCTCGTCTACGCCCAGATAGATATGCACTTGAGATGGGTGATCTTTCAAAATCCGGGGCAGAAAAGAGCAG TTTGGAGGAGAGGCAGCGTGCTGAAAAGAGAACCCGAGAAGAAAAAGGCCATAAGTTCACGCCTAGATGGTTTGATTTAACTGAAGAAGTGACAGCAACTCCTTGGGGTGATTTGGAAATCTATCAATATAATGGTAAATACATTGAACATCGGGCAGCTGCAGATAACTCGGGAGGCATTGATGATTGTGATGTCAAATCAATTGAATTCAATCCATGGCAGTTTGGTAATTTGGCCGCGGAATGA
- the LOC114169292 gene encoding telomere repeat-binding protein 5-like isoform X2, with the protein MVLQKRIEYGFNGYQAPAMPRASRSVRRRAKFQRAEDKQKCAFDLLATVAGKLLQERENPAISSDTSSNKDQCRFVKDCHDANKPSKSELSDEGNCDKKSLNEFPHPAIDDHAKIASIVTSSSCLERFIANTWVDDNSHIKMENVTSEVKLDPSGYPKESQFKIDGNTGKGKDGMHELEKVPIGSGIEMYSFGDPLDENPPALISLGGSAKLSGYKDRIPCSLLSKGCNNVPVVSRDDDENSSGCTHPINTKTNAFRPKDCIDDSGISKRLASNFQKVARKPKHDTLSNRDGVWRKTCHNQRKCNKRQISQMNIPFKKRKLFNYKSVSNSSGFTRSGGIYYSPKNCSNPDACDSLPGMHRDPGIPSLEACQHQMLRRIGSHVKLRIKSFRVPELFIEVPETATIGSLKRTVMDAVTAVLGSELHIGVFLQGKKVRDDSKTLLQTGISHHNQLDALGFTLEPNSSQSLPIVCAAHSPCSGADVTPPVLRCPSSPAVIHQSIQGNSDTLPEDQVASFGSQFESDNDSAPSPANTSVDKGMEDFKELVTVLEKGKEELAMVSVPQKPRRSEMVQRRIRRPFSVDEVEALVQAVEKLGTGRWRDVKLCAFDNAKHRTYVDLKDKWKTLVHTARISPQQRRGEPVPQELLDRVLVAHAYWSHQQTKQPQKQHPETETVFSFNRKGQGLSSACGQVDESVLVSDFCY; encoded by the exons ATGGTCTTACAGAAGAGGATAGAGTACGGATTTAATGGCTATCAGGCTCCTGCCATGCCCCGAGCTTCTCGCTCAGTTAGG AGGAGGGCTAAATTTCAAAGAGCGGAAGACAAGCAAAAGTGTGCATTTGACTTATTGGCCACCGTAGCTGGTAAACTATTACAAGAGAGAGAGAATCCGGCCATTTCTAGTGATACATCATCAAATAAGGATCAGTGTAGATTTGTCAAAGATTGCCATGATGCAAATAAACCATCCAAATCTGAGCTTTCTGACGAAGGAAATTGTGACAAAAAAAGTTTGAATGAATTCCCACATCCTGCAATTGATGACCATGCAAAGATTGCTTCTATAGTTACTAGTTCTAGTTGCTTAGAGAGGTTCATTGCAAATACATGGGTGGATGACAATAGCCatataaaaatggaaaatgttACTAGCGAAGTCAAATTAGATCCTTCCGGTTACCCAAAGGAAAGTCAGTTCAAGATAGATGGCAATACAGGTAAAGGAAAGGATGGGATGCATGAGTTGGAGAAGGTGCCCATTGGCAGTGGGATTGAGATGTACAGTTTTGGGGATCCGCTGGATGAAAATCCTCCTGCGTTGATCAGTTTAGGTGGCAGTGCCAAATTGTCTGGGTATAAGGATAGGATTCCTTGTAGCTTGTTGTCCAAAGGTTGTAACAATGTACCAGTAGTTAGTAGAGATGATGACGAAAACTCTTCTGGGTGTACTCACCCTATTAATACTAAAACCAACGCTTTTAGGCCGAAGGATTGTATAGATGACAGTGGAATAAGTAAAAGACTGGCTTCCAACTTTCAGAAAGTTGCTCGAAAGCCGAAGCATGACACACTTTCTAACCGTG ATGGGGTTTGGAGGAAAACTTGCCACAATCAGAGGAAGTGCAATAAGCGCCAAATTTCTCAGATGAATATTCCTTTCAAAAAGAGGAAGCTTTTTAATTATAAGTCTGTCTCAAATTCTAGTGGATTTACCAGGAGTGGTGGAATTTATTATTCACCCAAGAATTGTAGTAATCCGGATGCTTGTGACTCACTTCCCGGGATGCACAGAG ACCCTGGAATTCCATCCTTGGAGGCATGTCAGCACCAGATGTTACGACGAATAGGTTCCCATG TGAAGCTTAGGATCAAGTCATTTAGAGTGCCAGAGCTTTTTATAGAGGTTCCAGAAACTGCAACAATTGGGTCCTTGAAg AGGACAGTAATGGATGCAGTGACTGCTGTACTCGGAAGTGAATTGCATATTGGTGTTTTTCTCCAGGGAAAGAAAGTTAGGGATGATAGTAAAACACTACTTCAAACTGGAATTTCTCATCATAACCAGCTTGATGCTTTGGGTTTCACCTTGGAGCCTAATTCTTCACAAAGCCTACCGATTGTATGTGCTGCACATTCTCCCTGTTCTGGCGCTGACGTAACTCCACCTGTATTAAG GTGTCCTTCTAGTCCAGCTGTAATTCATCAGAGCATTCAAGGCAATTCTGACACGTTACCGGAGGATCAAGTAGCAAGTTTTGGTAGCCAATTCGAAAGTGATAATGATTCGGCACCTTCTCCTGCTAACACTTCTGTTGACAAAGGTATGGAAGATTTCAAAGAATTGGTTACTGTTCTTGAAAAGGGTAAGGAGGAACTAGCTATGGTATCTGTACCCCAGAAGCCAAGGCGATCAGAAATGGTACAGCGCCGAATACGTAGGCCTTTCTCTGTAGATGAAGTAGAAGCACTGGTTCAAGCAGTTGAAAAACTAGGAACCGGAAG GTGGCGTGATGTTAAGCTTTGTGCTTTCGATAATGCAAAGCATCGGACATATGTGGATTTGAAG GATAAATGGAAAACACTAGTGCACACTGCCAGAATATCCCCTCAGCAAAGAAGGGGTGAACCTGTTCCCCAAGAACTTTTGGACAGGGTTCTAGTGGCCCACGCATATTGGTCCCATCAGCAGACTAAGCAACCGCAGAAGCAGCATCCGGAAACTGAAACCGTCTTCTCCTTCAATCGTAAGGGGCAGGGGTTGTCATCAGCATGTGGCCAAGTGGATGAAAGTGTTTTGGTTTCTGACTTTTGTTATTAG
- the LOC114169292 gene encoding telomere repeat-binding protein 5-like isoform X1, with protein MVLQKRIEYGFNGYQAPAMPRASRSVRRRAKFQRAEDKQKCAFDLLATVAGKLLQERENPAISSDTSSNKDQCRFVKDCHDANKPSKSELSDEGNCDKKSLNEFPHPAIDDHAKIASIVTSSSCLERFIANTWVDDNSHIKMENVTSEVKLDPSGYPKESQFKIDGNTGKGKDGMHELEKVPIGSGIEMYSFGDPLDENPPALISLGGSAKLSGYKDRIPCSLLSKGCNNVPVVSRDDDENSSGCTHPINTKTNAFRPKDCIDDSGISKRLASNFQKVARKPKHDTLSNRDGVWRKTCHNQRKCNKRQISQMNIPFKKRKLFNYKSVSNSSGFTRSGGIYYSPKNCSNPDACDSLPGMHRDPGIPSLEACQHQMLRRIGSHVKLRIKSFRVPELFIEVPETATIGSLKRTVMDAVTAVLGSELHIGVFLQGKKVRDDSKTLLQTGISHHNQLDALGFTLEPNSSQSLPIVCAAHSPCSGADVTPPVLRCPSSPAVIHQSIQGNSDTLPEDQVASFGSQFESDNDSAPSPANTSVDKGMEDFKELVTVLEKGKEELAMVSVPQKPRRSEMVQRRIRRPFSVDEVEALVQAVEKLGTGRWRDVKLCAFDNAKHRTYVDLKAWQRNILHVILGLLQDKWKTLVHTARISPQQRRGEPVPQELLDRVLVAHAYWSHQQTKQPQKQHPETETVFSFNRKGQGLSSACGQVDESVLVSDFCY; from the exons ATGGTCTTACAGAAGAGGATAGAGTACGGATTTAATGGCTATCAGGCTCCTGCCATGCCCCGAGCTTCTCGCTCAGTTAGG AGGAGGGCTAAATTTCAAAGAGCGGAAGACAAGCAAAAGTGTGCATTTGACTTATTGGCCACCGTAGCTGGTAAACTATTACAAGAGAGAGAGAATCCGGCCATTTCTAGTGATACATCATCAAATAAGGATCAGTGTAGATTTGTCAAAGATTGCCATGATGCAAATAAACCATCCAAATCTGAGCTTTCTGACGAAGGAAATTGTGACAAAAAAAGTTTGAATGAATTCCCACATCCTGCAATTGATGACCATGCAAAGATTGCTTCTATAGTTACTAGTTCTAGTTGCTTAGAGAGGTTCATTGCAAATACATGGGTGGATGACAATAGCCatataaaaatggaaaatgttACTAGCGAAGTCAAATTAGATCCTTCCGGTTACCCAAAGGAAAGTCAGTTCAAGATAGATGGCAATACAGGTAAAGGAAAGGATGGGATGCATGAGTTGGAGAAGGTGCCCATTGGCAGTGGGATTGAGATGTACAGTTTTGGGGATCCGCTGGATGAAAATCCTCCTGCGTTGATCAGTTTAGGTGGCAGTGCCAAATTGTCTGGGTATAAGGATAGGATTCCTTGTAGCTTGTTGTCCAAAGGTTGTAACAATGTACCAGTAGTTAGTAGAGATGATGACGAAAACTCTTCTGGGTGTACTCACCCTATTAATACTAAAACCAACGCTTTTAGGCCGAAGGATTGTATAGATGACAGTGGAATAAGTAAAAGACTGGCTTCCAACTTTCAGAAAGTTGCTCGAAAGCCGAAGCATGACACACTTTCTAACCGTG ATGGGGTTTGGAGGAAAACTTGCCACAATCAGAGGAAGTGCAATAAGCGCCAAATTTCTCAGATGAATATTCCTTTCAAAAAGAGGAAGCTTTTTAATTATAAGTCTGTCTCAAATTCTAGTGGATTTACCAGGAGTGGTGGAATTTATTATTCACCCAAGAATTGTAGTAATCCGGATGCTTGTGACTCACTTCCCGGGATGCACAGAG ACCCTGGAATTCCATCCTTGGAGGCATGTCAGCACCAGATGTTACGACGAATAGGTTCCCATG TGAAGCTTAGGATCAAGTCATTTAGAGTGCCAGAGCTTTTTATAGAGGTTCCAGAAACTGCAACAATTGGGTCCTTGAAg AGGACAGTAATGGATGCAGTGACTGCTGTACTCGGAAGTGAATTGCATATTGGTGTTTTTCTCCAGGGAAAGAAAGTTAGGGATGATAGTAAAACACTACTTCAAACTGGAATTTCTCATCATAACCAGCTTGATGCTTTGGGTTTCACCTTGGAGCCTAATTCTTCACAAAGCCTACCGATTGTATGTGCTGCACATTCTCCCTGTTCTGGCGCTGACGTAACTCCACCTGTATTAAG GTGTCCTTCTAGTCCAGCTGTAATTCATCAGAGCATTCAAGGCAATTCTGACACGTTACCGGAGGATCAAGTAGCAAGTTTTGGTAGCCAATTCGAAAGTGATAATGATTCGGCACCTTCTCCTGCTAACACTTCTGTTGACAAAGGTATGGAAGATTTCAAAGAATTGGTTACTGTTCTTGAAAAGGGTAAGGAGGAACTAGCTATGGTATCTGTACCCCAGAAGCCAAGGCGATCAGAAATGGTACAGCGCCGAATACGTAGGCCTTTCTCTGTAGATGAAGTAGAAGCACTGGTTCAAGCAGTTGAAAAACTAGGAACCGGAAG GTGGCGTGATGTTAAGCTTTGTGCTTTCGATAATGCAAAGCATCGGACATATGTGGATTTGAAG GCATGGCAGAGAAATATTTTACACGTGATTTTGGGGTTGTTGCAGGATAAATGGAAAACACTAGTGCACACTGCCAGAATATCCCCTCAGCAAAGAAGGGGTGAACCTGTTCCCCAAGAACTTTTGGACAGGGTTCTAGTGGCCCACGCATATTGGTCCCATCAGCAGACTAAGCAACCGCAGAAGCAGCATCCGGAAACTGAAACCGTCTTCTCCTTCAATCGTAAGGGGCAGGGGTTGTCATCAGCATGTGGCCAAGTGGATGAAAGTGTTTTGGTTTCTGACTTTTGTTATTAG